The Candida dubliniensis CD36 chromosome 5, complete sequence genome has a window encoding:
- a CDS encoding subunit of the SAGA transcriptional regulatory complex, putative (Similar to S. cerevisiae SPT8;~In S. cerevisiae: subunit of the SAGA transcriptional regulatory complex but not present in SAGA-like complex SLIK/SALSA, required for SAGA-mediated inhibition at some promoters) — MASIEQDDLFNVQDDEEEDMEEEEEEDENVEDEVEIEEVGENADASQQEEEEEEDYQMDIDTEDQQQQNDDEGEEEEEEEEEEEEEENEEDDEDEEMADEDAENEEEENGEEEEEEEEEEEEDNKDEKDNKVVEKAIETGPEKKTTDNDKEKDEIKSTSESQLPSAAIDQSKDNDEDIFLGDDTTKNSDNPTPKDSSKDANIDNTLSKDDKSPKDDSKKKPPIDQSNNNNNTNKSQSQQSENTKLEKSKNKEHLIEDNEKNQIQPEELETNLSFREQTIRKARKATEFDIIPQVAIPYANQCHALAFTNGPKWILTGGEDGFIRKYDFIASIQGKSPLTMAQKHNLFSDSLTNAGVICSYWENEQPLTRKQLMTQNPKLKDSDFSTGSVSYEPKINPVYALDAEKNGYWCLSGLLSGGISLYTMRYNEGAIHHYFHQGNKENKSRGHTDAVSVIKLNQEQDKFLSGSWDKTIRQWDLNTGRTVLEYTGNSGQISNIEFRPDGLSDITFVVSQDEEEEKKEEKSIGGSGGSGGGGGGNSGETLINSNDDIDSLFGDSDKDKDEEMTDTTKKDKEKEKEKEIPRIVIESIDESKSNKNNNRGAHNKPHLNSNIFMSSTIDGTINIWDIRTNSPVIRLGVSEGTPPWCMSSTWSNNGDFIYAGRRNGTVEEISIKMPHKRSKSGHHQDTMIPNISKLLQFPKISGPVSAISTMPNDDFLLCGSNDNIRLYNLKLYDELNNISINSKKQATPFLIVPGHHGGMLSQLYVDETGRFMVSASGYRGWGHGNYTDTVLIYEIDFQ, encoded by the coding sequence ATGGCATCAATCGAACAAGACGATCTTTTTAATGTTCAAGACGATGAAGAGGAAGATAtggaggaagaagaagaagaagacgaaaACGTTGAGGATGAAGTAGAGATAGAAGAAGTGGGGGAAAATGCGGATGCCCtgcaacaagaagaagaagaagaagaagattatCAAATGGATATTGATACTGaagatcaacaacaacaaaatgatgatgagggagaggaggaagaagaagaggaagaagaggaagaagaggaagagaaTGAAGAAGACGATGAAGATGAGGAAATGGCGGATGAAGATgctgaaaatgaagaagaggaaaatggagaagaagaagaagaagaagaagaagaagaagaagaagataacAAGGATGAAAAGGATAACaaagttgttgaaaaagCTATAGAAACTGGTccagaaaagaaaactactgataatgataaagagaaggatgaaattaaatcaacatcTGAACTGCAATTACCTTCAGCAGCCATTGATCAATCCAAAGATAATGACGAAGATATTTTCTTAGGTGATGATACTACCAAAAATTCTGATAACCCAACCCCCAAGGATTCCTCCAAAGATGCAAATATTGACAATACTTTATCTAAAGATGATAAATCACCAAAAGATGACTCCAAAAAGAAACCCCCCATTgatcaatcaaataataataataatactaacaAAAGCCAAAGTCAACAATCAGAAAATACTAAACTtgaaaaatccaaaaataaagaacATCTAATAGAAGACAATgagaaaaatcaaatccaaccagaagaattggaaacaaatttatcatttcgAGAACAAACCATACGGAAAGCTCGTAAAGCTActgaatttgatattatCCCTCAAGTAGCCATTCCTTATGCTAATCAATGTCATGCTTTAGCATTTACTAATGGACCTAAATGGATATTAACTGGAGGTGAAGATGGATTTATTCGTAAATATGATTTTATTGCTTCAATTCAAGGGAAATCTCCTTTAACAATGGCACAAAAacataatttattttctgaTTCATTAACTAATGCCGGAGTAATATGTTCATATTGGGAAAATGAACAACCATTaacaagaaaacaattaatgactcaaaatccaaaattaaaagataGTGATTTTTCTACTGGATCAGTTAGTTATGAACCAAAAATTAATCCTGTATATGCTTTAGATGCTGAAAAAAATGGTTATTGGTGTTTATCAGGATTATTATCAGGTGGGATATCTTTATATACTATGAGATATAATGAAGGAGctattcatcattatttcCATCAAggaaataaagaaaataaatctaGAGGTCATACTGATGCAGTATCagtaataaaattaaatcaagaaCAAGATAAATTTTTATCAGGATCTTGGGATAAAACAATTCGACAATGGGATTTAAATACTGGAAGAACAGTATTAGAATATACTGGAAATTCTGgtcaaatatcaaatattgaatttagaCCTGATGGATTAAGTGATATTACTTTTGTGGTTTCTCAAgatgaagaggaagagAAAAAGGAAGAGAAATCAATcggtggtagtggtggtagtggtggtggtggtggtggtaattcTGGGGAGACTTTGattaattcaaatgatgatatagattcattatttggtgatagtgataaagataaagatgaagaaatgaCCGACACAACTAAGAAGGAtaaggaaaaagaaaaagaaaaagagataCCAAGAATAgttattgaatcaattgatgaatcaaaatccaataaaaataataatagagGAGCTCATAATAAACCTCATTTAAATTCCAATATTTTTATGTCATCTACTATAGATGGaacaattaatatttgGGATATTCGAACAAATTCACCAGTTATAAGATTAGGAGTATCTGAAGGAACACCACCATGGTGTATGTCACTGACATGGTCAAATAATGGGGATTTTATTTATGCTGGTCGAAGAAATGGTActgttgaagaaatttcCATTAAAATGCCTCATAAACGTAGTAAACTGGGTCATCATCAAGATACTATGATACCTAatatatcaaaattattacaatttcCTAAAATTAGTGGACCAGTAAGTGCTATATCAACTATGcctaatgatgattttttacTTTGTGGatcaaatgataatattcgattatataatttgaaattatatgatgaattaaataatatttctaTTAATTCTAAAAAACAAGCAACTccatttttaattgttccTGGTCATCATGGAGGAATGTTATCACAATTATATGTTGATGAAACTGGAAGATTTATGGTTAGTGCTAGTGGATATCGTGGTTGGGGTCATGGAAATTATACTGATACTGTATTGAtatatgaaattgatttccaATAA
- a CDS encoding nucleoside diphosphate kinase, putative (Similar to S. cerevisiae NDK1;~In S. cerevisiae: catalyzes the transfer of gamma phosphates from nucleoside triphosphates, usually ATP, to nucleoside diphosphates by a mechanism that involves formation of an autophosphorylated enzyme intermediate) has translation MSDERTFIAIKPDGVQRGLISSILGRFEQRGFKLVGIKLVQPTESLLRTHYEDLQSKPFFPSLLSYMLSGPVLATVWEGKDVVKQGRAILGATNPLQSAPGTIRGDFAIDMGRNVCHGSDSVESANKEINLWFKKEELVEYKPALFGWIYE, from the coding sequence atgtCAGACGAAAGAACTTTTATTGCTATTAAACCAGACGGTGTTCAAAGAGGTTTAATCTCATCTATTTTGGGTAGATTTGAACAAAGAGGTTTCAAATTAGTTGGTATTAAATTGGTTCAACCAACTGAATCTTTATTAAGAACTCATTATGAAGATTTACAATCTAAACCATTTTTCCCATCTTTATTATCTTATATGTTATCTGGTCCAGTTTTAGCTACTGTTTGGGAAGGTAAAGATGTTGTTAAACAAGGTAGAGCCATTTTAGGTGCTACTAACCCATTACAATCTGCTCCAGGTACTATTAGAGGTGATTTTGCCATTGATATGGGTAGAAATGTTTGTCATGGTTCTGATTCTGTTGAATCTGCTAACAAGGAAATTAACTTGTGgttcaaaaaagaagaattggttGAATACAAACCAGCTTTGTTTGGTTGGATCTATGAATAA